Sequence from the Cucurbita pepo subsp. pepo cultivar mu-cu-16 chromosome LG02, ASM280686v2, whole genome shotgun sequence genome:
TAAAATAGTTAGGGATGGAAGAAAtctgttttattcttttattacttCCTACTTCAATTGGAATTCCTACCTATGTCGGTCAGCCATGACAGCTCTAATGGAGGAAGCCAATTTTGTTTGAGAGAGGggatatttttcttaatcttaaaaaataaaaaataaataaatctgtGGGCGTAGTGGTTTTAAAATCCCATTCGTGACAGCTCATAAATTACTTTATTCTTTCCTCCcaatccaaaatcaaaatcatcaagaaaaagagaaaaagaaaaaatgagtgCCTCAATCACTTCCcttgcttccttcttcttccttggaGCCCTCCTCCACCACGCGGTTGCCATCGGCCACATTGTCGGAGGCGATCATGGGTGGAACCTCCCACCAACCCCCACCTTCTTCTCCGAATGGGCTCGCAATTCAACCTTCTACATCAATGATAGACTCAGTAATTATTCActtcattcattctttctttcatttctgctACTCGTAACTTGAATGCATGTGTTGTTGGGCAGTAATCAAATCAAGAGGCAACGAAGTTCACGACGTTGCAAGCCCAAAATCTCAAGCAGATTTTGACGGATGTGTCCTCCCAccatttgtttatgattttgttGGTTTCATTTCGCTACCGCGTGTTGGCCgcttttattttatctccGCTATGGGAAATGATTGCAATGCAGGAATGAAATTTGGTATCGACGTTCTACCAAAATTGTGAACATGAATGCCAAATTGTTGGAGGATGAtatcatcattttcaaataataccACACACATCATTGTGGGACTTCCTCCACTCTCTACTTCTCTAAACCACTCTTATgttcatcttttcttttcctcattGAAGAtatatttcaacaaaattaaagcaaCAAATTTTAACAATTGTGTTACTGTCCTAATGTGCTTGCTTGTGTTGATAGCGTCTTTACTAAGTTGGTCAGCATGGTTATCTAAGATTACATAGTAGCTATCTATTTTACTTCATAACTTAGTACGCTGGTATTTACGGTTGCATAACAATTATCTCTATTGATTTTGACTCTTTTGACCCTTAATTGAAATGCACTTAAGCTAATAATcgaaacagagagaaacacAATAAATGCAAGATAATTGATTTgtattaaaaacttaaaataattgatatgtattaatagttttcaaaaacttGGGAAAGAATATCTTAAGTTTGCTCTACAAGTTAATTCTTCTAAATTTGCTCAACATTTTACaaacttctaaatttaatCTTCTAAGTTTGCTTCACATGTTAATTCCCTTAAACTTGTTCCACAAATTATTACCTCTTAAATTTGCTTCATAGGTTAATTCTTTGCTCAATATTTTTCActccaatcaattccgacgtCCGTACAAATTAAACACTTTCTAAGATCTTGGTGAGAATATTCACATGTTGCTCTATAGTGCATACAAACTCTACAACACTCACGAATGAAGTGGGAACGAGTGTTAATGTGTTTGTTGCGTCTGTGAAATACTGGATTTTTCATCAATGCAATTGCAAATTTGTTATCGATGTAGAGAGTTACCAGCTTTAGCTTACTTCTAGTCATTTTGACCAACAAGTTTCTCAACCACAATACTTGGTACATCACAGGTGCTGCCCAACAAGTTCCTCAACCACAATACTTACTTCCAGTCATTTTGACCAACAAGACAGTGTCATAGTTCGCTGCTTTTGAGATTGTCAAGTAACCAAATTCCTTTTGAGATACAACACCATTCCtccgggttttttttttttttttttttatctttagtggaaatggtatgatactaaaacgagaaaacaacttttctgaACGAGTTAATGACCCTCGTATCAAACAGGAAAAAAGTGGCAATGTTAACACTTATGGAAAATGACTCGAAAATAGCTCGAAAATGCAAGTGTTtaagtttcatattttaaccaaACATATGTgtcaaatttatcaaattgaGCCTTCCTTACAGtttcattgaaaaatattgaaataaacttAGTTTTTTCccataatgatttaagtggCTCTATTAAGGTCTTTTCGACAgagttgaggttgtgaggttTTATAGACAtgagtaaatatatttttttcttattttacccttaggacaatatttagtgaatatgatactaaaatgagaaaacaacttttctgaATGAGTTAAATGACCCTCGTCTCAAACAGGAAAAAAGTGGcaatgttaacacctatgaaAAATGACTCGATTATGGCTCGAAAATGAAAGTGTTtaagtttcgtattttaactAAACATatgtgtcaaattcatcaaatttgagCGTTTCTTTCAGTTTcgttgaaaaatattgaaagaaaCTTAGTTTTTTCTCATAATGATCTAAGTGCCTCCATGATGGTCTTCTcgacagggttgaggttgtgaggtcttatagacacgagtaaatgttttttttttcttccttattttaCGCTTatgacaatctttagtggatacaGTATGATACCAAAATGAGAAACAACTTTTCTGaacgagttaacgaccctcgTCTCAAACACGTAAAAAAGTGCCAATGTTAACACTTGTACCCTCTTTGATACTTTAGCTTGTAACTTGTGGTTTCATTCACATATCGGGGAACGTGCTTGACTGCTTGATGATGCATCACAGTAGGCTTCTCCATATACTTACCTACCATTTCGATAGCATATGAAAGATCTATATGAGTACAAGTCAAGTGCCTTAGACTTTCAATGACGCACCTATACACGGTGGGATTCACCAAGCTTCCTTAACGACTTTTCCAAAATGTAATTTTGCTTCCTTAGAATACTTGATTGGGTTGTACTCTTCCACCTTGAATTGCTACCCccatttcaaatatatttttttagtccatgtatttatacattaattattttaacataatgtatataatatattaaatattaatttaaaaacttcaaattatatatatatatatatatttatttattggaatgCTTCAAATTTTTCCGTAGTTTATAACCTACCAATTATAAGctcaaatgatatcaaattaattaattaaactttttaattaatcaattttcatttattaactaCTGTGGACTTAGAGTGACACTCTTATGCATAACAATTGATAAAATCATTACAAGTAAGTCAAtacttcataaattatttgtaactACAGCTCGGACAAAAATCTATTCTACTCATATAAGTGTAAGAGCATCTTACACAAAGTAACACCCACCCATTTTCTAATGaaccatttatattttatccaACCATAAATGGTCTCTTTGTGGCAGGTGGAAGGGTGGGACCCAtagcttttttaaaaaaaaatatttaaacataaGTTTGGATCTaaactattattatattaaagtaGCATTTATTCCAACATAGTTTAGACACAAAATAAGAATGACTCAAaagaaacatttcaaaatatacTAAGTTTGTAAACGAAAGGTTGGTCTATGGCTCTCGCTCCAAAGTTCGCTCCCATTTTCGATCAACTCTTAATtacctaacaaaaaaatataaaatatagagTGAGTAAAACTCGGCAAGTAGcttacttgtaggctcttaatcgcaATCTTTAAGCTAGGATGCTGAAACTTATTTTTAGGCACTTAGTACTTAAAACTCTATCTTGATACATGTCACATTCTCATCCTGAAAACTTCTCCTAAAGAGGCCCTTAATTCTCTCCCCGTGAGCACATGAGTGGTGCAACATGATCGTGTCATCCTGCTAGTAAATCCTGATGCAGGGCATCTCATCTAAGTGAGGGAAGTAGGAGGCCCATCATGACATCTTGCTTGTGATATTTAATGCaaggcatcccacctagaagaggaataGGGGTCTCGTAATACACCGTGTGATGGGAGATAAGAGTCACTTTTGGGCATAAATCCTAGCAACTTATTTAACATCGGGCGTAGGGTATGATATTCAATGATCCTAGACATATTCTTCTCAAATAATTCATTACTATGCTTAGGATTGCATGAGATGTATGATATACCATGAGGTAGCCTTACGAGTTTATTAGGTAATATTTAGGTCGGAACTAGAGGGCAATCTAACATGTTCCAATAAACGTAAAAAGTTACTAATACCTTGATAGTCCTATTTCAAGGTTTTGTATAAAGTTTCAAATCACTTAGGTATCCTAAAGGTCGTGAACCGTGGATATTACAGACGGAGGatattatggtcattttacaccttTTTTCAGTTAATTCTCAAGCAAAATGTTTGATTTGAGTCCTTAACTCACTAAtcttagtatttttatttatgtatcaTTAACTAATACTAAGTTAAGGTTTATATTGAAATCCAAGCTATTCGtacaagtattttttaagaaaagtacAAGAACTCTACTTATTTGAGAGAGTTTAGCTTTTGGAaccattgaaaattttatgagaattgattaaaaaataaaaataaaaataaaaagttcaatttgatgaaaaaatGGAGGCAGGTTTTTGGGCTAAAGTGGCCGATTTGGTTGAACCGGCCACATCATCATCCTCTTCCTCCCGCAGGGGAAGAAAACATGCGTGCCCAGTCGCCGTTGCCTAAAAACGACCTTGTCTAGTCCATTTTAAAGTGTTTCTCGCCATTGATAACTTAAATATGAAATGTCAAGGAAGGGAGGCTATAACTTAAGTTGAGGACTCCCAAAGTTGGTTGAAAACCCAAAGGAATTTGTTATTGGGCAGAGCCATTGAGGCACTCTTAAGCCAAGTTTTCTTCCCAAGAATTCCTCTTTATACTGCTCTCAAACTAGAGGAATAAACTTGAAAGAGCGACTTGGCGTGGACGTGTCCAATTTCCCAAATTTCAACTTCGGTCTGCATTTCAACCCAGAACGTAGAGTTAAATTCTTATGGGCAGCTCGATTCTGGGCGAATTTGTCTTCGACCGCGCATCAAATAAGCTTAATTTAGTCCCCTAAGACTAAAAGAATCCTTAATTTTGAGCATTATGAAATGCAAACAAGGATTTGAGTCTTAACCCCAAATCTTAGTTGATACTACCATTTTCCAATTGAGCACGTTGTTGGGGTCAATACCCTTCGTGTCCATTCAGTGCCCATAGCCTCGGATTGAATTTCCAGTTGCCTTCGAGCTTCTTCCATGGTCAATAGGATTGAGGAAACAAGTTTGAGGCATCTTCAATGGCTTGCTTCTTACTCCAAATGGTTGCCCATCGTTCATAATTTATGGAGAAAGGATCCATCATTTTTGAAACGTCTAGAATCATCATGATTTTATCGTCTTTGAAACGTCTAGAATCGTCATGATTTTATCTTTGatctttctcaaattttggTAAAAAATATCTCCACGggttaaaattttacttttaaatgctTGTCATCTCAGGACTCCATTTTTGAGgtttcaaaatcaaactagacgaaaagacaaaaaataataataataataataaataaataaataaataaaatgtgaatatgcaacaaaatttaaatcacaATTAAAGACAAacatcataattaaaacacaaaccaaatcaaattacaagAGAGTATGGTTCAAAATTCCCTtacaaaagaggaaaagggtTCGAGATACAATTCGAgtacaaaatagaaaatactcaaatacataaaatataagaGACAGACTGACATTCTGGAACGATCCCTATCTAACTACGCAGCTATTAAGTATTCTAAAATCTCGATCGGCAGCTTGCGaacacctgaaaaagaaaaatggaaggaattAGCATGTAAATATACTTAGTAAGTAACCTAATTGTAGGCTCTCATTGCATCCTTATCCTAGTAAGTATCTACGAGCTTTAATCTGGTCTTTAGGAAGTTTAGGCCTAGATTCTACAACTATCTGAATACCTAGGTACCCCGATGTTCCAAACGGGTCTCTAAGCTGAAGCATACCCCTAGGGGGCATGTGCTAGtttttcaatctttcttttctatgaCTTGTGGCTTGCTTATGCAATGAATAACTAGTGTCCTAGATTGAGGTGTCGTCTCATAAGCTACGAGACACAATGGCGGGATCTgaatttgaacataatttatGGGGGTTAGTTGAGAGACCCTCCCATCGTAAAGTTGCAAAATGTTTGAGAGAAGTGATTCATGGGGGTAAGCTGAGGGACCCTCTCACAGGACCGTAAAGTCGCAAAATGTTTGAGAGAAGTGATCCTTACATTCCTATCAACTACTAGGTCAATCTACGTGGTCCCACGCACCCTCGCTCAAGGACGCATTTACAACATAGAGGTCTTGTTCAAGAGACCACTGACCATTTCTACTAGGTTGGGGCATCTGTCGCACTACCCTATCCAGCGCGCTACTCCTGGCCATTTCTAGGCGGTTTAAATCTCATACTTCATTTTTAGGATGCTTAGGGTTAGCTCTCGAGGCCAATCCAAATTCCTGGGTACACTCAGGTCTAGACCTTTGATTGTCGCTCACGATCCTAAGGTGCCAGAGTTTACTGGAAATTTTTTGACCTTGGTCAATGTATAAATTGCACTAGTTGTAGCGCCCTCAACTTAATTGAGTTTTCTAAAGCATGCTTTACTATGAGATACCTCTATTGATCAACTAAGGCATGAAATCCATAATCTAAACTTTAGCTAAGTCATTACCACAAGCTGTGGCGGTCTTCTACAAAGCATAATGATAAGGCAATCTTAATTTTCAACCCAAcaatccaagcttttgttgaagcgagaacccttgaatcaaagaaattaacatcTCGTTGTGcaaaattcggatcaaccAATAGATAatgctagaattagattaacTCTCAACATCTATAAGTAAGATTTAGAatctttttctaaattgaatcactccacactCGAACTTGATAGTTCGAGGCTTGATTGACTAACTCAAATGCAATCTACCACACAAAATTACttaaaacttagaaatgactgGACGCTCAAATTTATCTATGGGTGAAAGTCTCAACTTTGAAAgctcaatttcattcaaaatctaATTGGTACGTACTAATATTTAttggtatttatagtctctccAAAAAACCTCAACTCTTCAAACCCCCCTAAAATAAGTTTACGGACATGATTGGTAAGTTACTCCCTACTACCCTTCAGATGTTGACTAAAAAAGAAGTTATGGTTATTTTGACAAGTAACTCTCACCGTTTTCCCCACTGCCTGGAGTtatgaaactaaaataataaataaagtttaaaaaaaaaaaaaaaactaacaatCAAGTACTATAGTAACCCCATCCTACACTTTAACGATACAAATATTCACTTCCAAAAGTGCAAATGATCGTTTCTCAATCAAATCaacttgtaacacatgaaaggGAGGTTGAATCGagtctatccaattttgtaaataaaaaattaatgctTGTTAAATCTTCTTGgtcttggatcgtgtaataggtccactttgaacatttggaacactaTGATCCTTATCACCTAAGGCAGCTAGGTAGCTTAATGCGGACTCTCGACTCCAAGGTACTCTATTCTTACTCCTTAAGTTTATCTCGGTTTGGGAGAACTAGGGTCCGGACCCTCTGACCGCCCACTCACAATCCTACTAGAGGCATCTTGACCTAGGTCATCGTCTAGCCAACCTAACTCTAATGCGCTAACCCTATGCAAATAAACACATTTTATAGGGAGAATATATAGTTGAACACCTGGAGCTAAAATATACCGtatcatacatacatacaagAAAACAAGCTATACGgagagataacatccatccTAGAGCACATATCACAAAAGTCCATCCTTCTTTCTAACATAGAAAAAAGCATTTACAACTtgcataatttctttttagcCTTGCATAATACagaaaatttttagtttttactAAAAATACATGTtagaatcacgactctccacaatggtatgatattgtccactttgagttttcatgggtttgctttgggctttccaaaaggcctcataccaatgtagatagtattcctcacttataaacccatgatcttccactaaattaaccaatgtgggattcactcccaataatcctcaacaatcctcccctcgaacaaagtccactataagcctcccctgaggcttatggagctctcgaatagcctccccttaatcgaggctcgagtcctttctttggagccctcgaacaaagtacaccctttgttcgacactttagtcattttttactacaccttcgaggctcacaattctttgtttgatatttgaggattctattgacatagttaagtttagggcatggctctgataccatgtcaatagaatcctcaaatatcgaacaaagaattgtgatcCAAAACTAAAacgttacaaaaaaaaaaaaaaaaattaatttcttgacatttttcaaaatgtcaCCTTCTAGTCTAAATCAACTCTACTTccttcataaaacttaaaacttgtGTCAAATCCTACCATTTTAACATATTAAGAGTTCATAACTTAACTTTAAGAAAAGTTCAACGAAAATTGGAATCAAGAACCTCAAATACTtacttcatcttttttttccttgattCTTGACGAGTTTGCACAaatcaaaagttcaaaatggTTCTCCCAAAGCCACCGAGCAATTCTTGTCAAGGAAGTTCAATTATTTGGAGtagatttcaattttctctctctaactctctctctctcaggaATCACTAAACTCTCatcttctttcctctctcttattcttttctttctttctcttcattcTTAGCAATATGATTAGAGCTAATCCAAAATccttttaatcaatttaaaaaaaaatatatattcactattttattttatatttttcttgaatttctaGAATGGTTCTAAGCATTGTTCGGTTCTATCTTATTGTGAAATTCGGTCTCTAACACtcttaagaaaatattataaatttgagtttaaaagtaaaaatcgaatttttaatttttcgttGAGACTGGAGTGTTACATCAATCGACCcaacattatttttgttaatttctcGCCTCACTCTTCTACTTTATAAAATCCAACAACTCATTAACTagaaatttaatctaaaaaagGCTTAAAGACATTCTTGtcttttctaataaaataaaaaaataatctaaaatgaGATAGCTCAACTAGTATACTTTGTAATATAATCAATGGAAAACAAAACCATTATATGCAGAATTAAATTGGTTCGTCTCTAGCCATGGTAGATCCACGATATATGTGGCTAAGATGATGAGTGACTAAGGGGTTAGTATTACAATGATGAGTGGCTACAATGATTAACTTTGTAACCTCAATTCATCGTCTGGTTAACATTTGTGCTACACTAAGGAGTTCATGTGTCCCGATA
This genomic interval carries:
- the LOC111788993 gene encoding cucumber peeling cupredoxin-like, which codes for MSASITSLASFFFLGALLHHAVAIGHIVGGDHGWNLPPTPTFFSEWARNSTFYINDRLIIKSRGNEVHDVASPKSQADFDGCVLPPFVYDFVGFISLPRVGRFYFISAMGNDCNAGMKFGIDVLPKL